The Cloeon dipterum chromosome 3, ieCloDipt1.1, whole genome shotgun sequence genome includes a region encoding these proteins:
- the Sec23 gene encoding protein transport protein Sec23A isoform X1 gives MTTYEEFLLQNEERDGIHFTWNVWPTSRIDAQRLVVPLGALYQPLKERPDLPPVQYDPVLCSGNACRAILNPFCQVDYRAKLWVCNFCFQRNPFPPQYAAISEQHQPAELIPQFSTIEYTLMRNQGLPPIFLFVVDTCGDEEELTAVRDSLQMSLSLLPPNALVGLITFGKIIQVHELCSEGVSKSYVFRGTKDLTAKQVQDMLGIGKVAPTMPRQQPQQPGMPTMMQPQAQQPQSPANRFLQPVHKCEMSLTDLLTELQIDPWPVSQGKRPLRATGVALSIAVGLLEATLCIGPDFKNYGARCSYPNTGARIMLFVGGPCSEGPGQVVNDELKQPIRSHHDIHKDAAKYMKKAIKHYEGLAARAATNGHAIDIYSCALDQTGLLEMKQCCNATGGHMVMGDSFNSTLFKQTFQRVFIRDEKNDFKMAFNGVLEVKTSRELKVHGAIGPCVSMNIKGRAVSETEIGLGNTCQWKLCTLSPSTSVAVFFEVVSQHTAPIPQGGRGCVQFITQYQHSSGQRRVRVTTLTRNWADASSNLMHIGAGFDQECAAVLMARQAVFKAENDETPDTLRWVDRMLIRLCQKFGEYNKDDPNSFRLPDNFSLYPQFMYHLRRSQFLQVFNNSPDETSFYRHMLMREDLNQSLVMIQPILYSYNFNGPPEPVLLDTSSIQPDRILLMDTFFQILIFHGETIAQWRAQSYHEKPEYENFKQLLQAPIDDAQEILQSRFPMPRYINCEQGGSQARFLLSKVNPSQTHNNMYAYGGLMAPVQQSADGGAPVLTDDVSLQVFMEHLKKLAVSSTA, from the exons ATGACGACCTACGAAGAATTCTTGCTGCAAAACGAGGAGAGGGACGGCATCCACTTCACCTGGAATGTGTGGCCGACCAGCCGGATTGACGCCCAGCGTCTCGTTGTCCCCCTCGGGGCCCTATATCAACCGCTGAAAGAACGCCCAG ATTTGCCACCCGTGCAATACGACCCTGTTCTTTGCAGTGGCAATGCCTGCCGTGCCATCCTGAATCCCTTTTGCCAGGTGGACTACAGAGCAAAACTCTGGGTGTGCAACTTCTGCTTTCAGAGGAATCCC TTTCCCCCTCAGTATGCAGCCATCTCGGAACAACACCAACCGGCAGAGTTGATACCTCAGTTCTCCACCATAGAGTACACACTCATG CGGAATCAAGGCTTGCCACCGATATTCCTGTTTGTGGTGGATACATGCGGCGATGAAGAGGAACTCACAGCAGTCCGCGATTCCTTGCAAATGTCACTCAGCCTTTTGCCACCGAATGCTCTAGTTGGACTCATAAcctttggaaaaatcattcag GTGCACGAATTGTGTAGTGAAGGTGTTTCGAAGAGCTATGTATTCCGTGGCACCAAGGACCTGACCGCAAAGCAGGTGCAGGACATGCTGGGCATCGGCAAAGTGGCCCCAACAATGCCGaggcagcagccgcagcagcctGGCATGCCCACCATGATGCAGCCTCAAGCTCAACAGCCGCAGAGTCCAGCCAACAG ATTCCTCCAACCTGTGCACAAGTGTGAAATGAGTCTGACCGACCTGCTCACCGAACTGCAGATTGACCCCTGGCCAGTGTCGCAGGGAAAGAGACCGCTCAGAGCAACTGGAGTTGCGCTCTCTATAGCCGTTGGATTGCTGGAG GCTACTCTTTGCATTGGTCCTGATTTTAAGAACTATGGTGCTAGG TGCTCGTACCCAAACACCGGTGCTAGAATCATGCTGTTTGTCGGCGGGCCGTGCTCCGAGGGGCCTGGCCAAGTAGTCAACGATGAGCTGAAGCAGCCGATCCGCTCGCACCACGATATCCACAAGGACGCTGCCAAGTACATGAAAAAGGCCATCAAGCACTACGAGGGTTTGGCGGCCAGAGCGGCGACCAATGGCCATGCCATCGACATTTACTCTTGCGCGCTCGACCAAACTGGCCTTTTGGAGATGAAGCAGTGCTGCAATGCTACTGG GGGCCACATGGTGATGGGAGACTCGTTCAATTCAACccttttcaaacaaactttcCAACGAGTTTTCATCCGTGACGAAAAAAATGACTTCAAGATGGCCTTCAATGGAGTTTTGGAAGTGAAAACCTCGAGGGAACTGAAAG TGCACGGAGCCATCGGTCCTTGCGTCTCAATGAACATCAAAGGCCGTGCCGTGTCGGAAACAGAAATCGGCTTAGGAAACACCTGTCAATGGAAGTTATGTACATTAAGTCCCAGCACGTCTGTTGCAGTATTTTTCGAAGTTGTTAGTCAA cATACTGCACCCATTCCACAAGGCGGCAGAGGTTGCGTTCAGTTCATTACCCAATACCAACATTCTAGTGGACAAAGAAGAGTTCGTGTGACAACCTTAACTAGAAA TTGGGCTGACGCCTCGTCTAATTTGATGCACATTGGGGCCGGCTTCGATCAAGAATGCGCAGCAGTGTTGATGGCCAGACAGGCTGTCTTCAAGGCGGAGAACGACGAGACTCCCGACACACTGCGCTGGGTGGACAGGATGCTGATTCGCCTC TGTCAAAAGTTTGGTGAATACAACAAGGACGACCCAAACAGCTTCCGACTGCCGGACAATTTCAGTTTATACCCGCAATTCATGTACCACTTGCGTCGCTCACAATTCCTGCAAGTCTTCAACAACAGCCCGGACGAAACGTCGTTCTACCGGCACATGCTGATGAGAGAAGACCTGAACCAGTCCCTGGTGATGATCCAGCCGATTTTGTACAGTTACAACTTCAACGGCCCCCCGGAGCCAGTCCTGCTGGACACAAGCAGCATCCAGCCCGACAGGATCCTGCTGATGGACACGTTTTTCCAAATCCTTATTTTCCACGGAGAG ACGATTGCCCAGTGGCGAGCCCAATCCTACCATGAGAAGCCCGAGTACGAAAACTTCAAACAGCTGCTGCAAGCGCCGATCGATGATGCCCAGGAGATCCTGCAGAGTCGCTTCCCGATGCCGCGCTACATCAACTGTGAGCAGGGTGGATCACAG GCTCGCTTCCTCCTTTCGAAAGTGAATCCGTCGCAAACCCACAACAACATGTATGCGTACGGAGGC cTCATGGCGCCAGTTCAGCAATCG GCCGATGGCGGTGCTCCAGTTTTGACTGACGACGTGAGTCTTCAGGTGTTCATGGAACACCTTAAGAAGCTGGCCGTCTCGTCCACGGCTTGA
- the Sec23 gene encoding protein transport protein Sec23A isoform X4, which translates to MTTYEEFLLQNEERDGIHFTWNVWPTSRIDAQRLVVPLGALYQPLKERPDLPPVQYDPVLCSGNACRAILNPFCQVDYRAKLWVCNFCFQRNPFPPQYAAISEQHQPAELIPQFSTIEYTLMRNQGLPPIFLFVVDTCGDEEELTAVRDSLQMSLSLLPPNALVGLITFGKIIQVHELCSEGVSKSYVFRGTKDLTAKQVQDMLGIGKVAPTMPRQQPQQPGMPTMMQPQAQQPQSPANRFLQPVHKCEMSLTDLLTELQIDPWPVSQGKRPLRATGVALSIAVGLLECSYPNTGARIMLFVGGPCSEGPGQVVNDELKQPIRSHHDIHKDAAKYMKKAIKHYEGLAARAATNGHAIDIYSCALDQTGLLEMKQCCNATGGHMVMGDSFNSTLFKQTFQRVFIRDEKNDFKMAFNGVLEVKTSRELKVHGAIGPCVSMNIKGRAVSETEIGLGNTCQWKLCTLSPSTSVAVFFEVVSQHTAPIPQGGRGCVQFITQYQHSSGQRRVRVTTLTRNWADASSNLMHIGAGFDQECAAVLMARQAVFKAENDETPDTLRWVDRMLIRLCQKFGEYNKDDPNSFRLPDNFSLYPQFMYHLRRSQFLQVFNNSPDETSFYRHMLMREDLNQSLVMIQPILYSYNFNGPPEPVLLDTSSIQPDRILLMDTFFQILIFHGETIAQWRAQSYHEKPEYENFKQLLQAPIDDAQEILQSRFPMPRYINCEQGGSQARFLLSKVNPSQTHNNMYAYGGADGGAPVLTDDVSLQVFMEHLKKLAVSSTA; encoded by the exons ATGACGACCTACGAAGAATTCTTGCTGCAAAACGAGGAGAGGGACGGCATCCACTTCACCTGGAATGTGTGGCCGACCAGCCGGATTGACGCCCAGCGTCTCGTTGTCCCCCTCGGGGCCCTATATCAACCGCTGAAAGAACGCCCAG ATTTGCCACCCGTGCAATACGACCCTGTTCTTTGCAGTGGCAATGCCTGCCGTGCCATCCTGAATCCCTTTTGCCAGGTGGACTACAGAGCAAAACTCTGGGTGTGCAACTTCTGCTTTCAGAGGAATCCC TTTCCCCCTCAGTATGCAGCCATCTCGGAACAACACCAACCGGCAGAGTTGATACCTCAGTTCTCCACCATAGAGTACACACTCATG CGGAATCAAGGCTTGCCACCGATATTCCTGTTTGTGGTGGATACATGCGGCGATGAAGAGGAACTCACAGCAGTCCGCGATTCCTTGCAAATGTCACTCAGCCTTTTGCCACCGAATGCTCTAGTTGGACTCATAAcctttggaaaaatcattcag GTGCACGAATTGTGTAGTGAAGGTGTTTCGAAGAGCTATGTATTCCGTGGCACCAAGGACCTGACCGCAAAGCAGGTGCAGGACATGCTGGGCATCGGCAAAGTGGCCCCAACAATGCCGaggcagcagccgcagcagcctGGCATGCCCACCATGATGCAGCCTCAAGCTCAACAGCCGCAGAGTCCAGCCAACAG ATTCCTCCAACCTGTGCACAAGTGTGAAATGAGTCTGACCGACCTGCTCACCGAACTGCAGATTGACCCCTGGCCAGTGTCGCAGGGAAAGAGACCGCTCAGAGCAACTGGAGTTGCGCTCTCTATAGCCGTTGGATTGCTGGAG TGCTCGTACCCAAACACCGGTGCTAGAATCATGCTGTTTGTCGGCGGGCCGTGCTCCGAGGGGCCTGGCCAAGTAGTCAACGATGAGCTGAAGCAGCCGATCCGCTCGCACCACGATATCCACAAGGACGCTGCCAAGTACATGAAAAAGGCCATCAAGCACTACGAGGGTTTGGCGGCCAGAGCGGCGACCAATGGCCATGCCATCGACATTTACTCTTGCGCGCTCGACCAAACTGGCCTTTTGGAGATGAAGCAGTGCTGCAATGCTACTGG GGGCCACATGGTGATGGGAGACTCGTTCAATTCAACccttttcaaacaaactttcCAACGAGTTTTCATCCGTGACGAAAAAAATGACTTCAAGATGGCCTTCAATGGAGTTTTGGAAGTGAAAACCTCGAGGGAACTGAAAG TGCACGGAGCCATCGGTCCTTGCGTCTCAATGAACATCAAAGGCCGTGCCGTGTCGGAAACAGAAATCGGCTTAGGAAACACCTGTCAATGGAAGTTATGTACATTAAGTCCCAGCACGTCTGTTGCAGTATTTTTCGAAGTTGTTAGTCAA cATACTGCACCCATTCCACAAGGCGGCAGAGGTTGCGTTCAGTTCATTACCCAATACCAACATTCTAGTGGACAAAGAAGAGTTCGTGTGACAACCTTAACTAGAAA TTGGGCTGACGCCTCGTCTAATTTGATGCACATTGGGGCCGGCTTCGATCAAGAATGCGCAGCAGTGTTGATGGCCAGACAGGCTGTCTTCAAGGCGGAGAACGACGAGACTCCCGACACACTGCGCTGGGTGGACAGGATGCTGATTCGCCTC TGTCAAAAGTTTGGTGAATACAACAAGGACGACCCAAACAGCTTCCGACTGCCGGACAATTTCAGTTTATACCCGCAATTCATGTACCACTTGCGTCGCTCACAATTCCTGCAAGTCTTCAACAACAGCCCGGACGAAACGTCGTTCTACCGGCACATGCTGATGAGAGAAGACCTGAACCAGTCCCTGGTGATGATCCAGCCGATTTTGTACAGTTACAACTTCAACGGCCCCCCGGAGCCAGTCCTGCTGGACACAAGCAGCATCCAGCCCGACAGGATCCTGCTGATGGACACGTTTTTCCAAATCCTTATTTTCCACGGAGAG ACGATTGCCCAGTGGCGAGCCCAATCCTACCATGAGAAGCCCGAGTACGAAAACTTCAAACAGCTGCTGCAAGCGCCGATCGATGATGCCCAGGAGATCCTGCAGAGTCGCTTCCCGATGCCGCGCTACATCAACTGTGAGCAGGGTGGATCACAG GCTCGCTTCCTCCTTTCGAAAGTGAATCCGTCGCAAACCCACAACAACATGTATGCGTACGGAGGC GCCGATGGCGGTGCTCCAGTTTTGACTGACGACGTGAGTCTTCAGGTGTTCATGGAACACCTTAAGAAGCTGGCCGTCTCGTCCACGGCTTGA
- the Sec23 gene encoding protein transport protein Sec23A isoform X3, translating to MTTYEEFLLQNEERDGIHFTWNVWPTSRIDAQRLVVPLGALYQPLKERPDLPPVQYDPVLCSGNACRAILNPFCQVDYRAKLWVCNFCFQRNPFPPQYAAISEQHQPAELIPQFSTIEYTLMRNQGLPPIFLFVVDTCGDEEELTAVRDSLQMSLSLLPPNALVGLITFGKIIQVHELCSEGVSKSYVFRGTKDLTAKQVQDMLGIGKVAPTMPRQQPQQPGMPTMMQPQAQQPQSPANRFLQPVHKCEMSLTDLLTELQIDPWPVSQGKRPLRATGVALSIAVGLLECSYPNTGARIMLFVGGPCSEGPGQVVNDELKQPIRSHHDIHKDAAKYMKKAIKHYEGLAARAATNGHAIDIYSCALDQTGLLEMKQCCNATGGHMVMGDSFNSTLFKQTFQRVFIRDEKNDFKMAFNGVLEVKTSRELKVHGAIGPCVSMNIKGRAVSETEIGLGNTCQWKLCTLSPSTSVAVFFEVVSQHTAPIPQGGRGCVQFITQYQHSSGQRRVRVTTLTRNWADASSNLMHIGAGFDQECAAVLMARQAVFKAENDETPDTLRWVDRMLIRLCQKFGEYNKDDPNSFRLPDNFSLYPQFMYHLRRSQFLQVFNNSPDETSFYRHMLMREDLNQSLVMIQPILYSYNFNGPPEPVLLDTSSIQPDRILLMDTFFQILIFHGETIAQWRAQSYHEKPEYENFKQLLQAPIDDAQEILQSRFPMPRYINCEQGGSQARFLLSKVNPSQTHNNMYAYGGLMAPVQQSADGGAPVLTDDVSLQVFMEHLKKLAVSSTA from the exons ATGACGACCTACGAAGAATTCTTGCTGCAAAACGAGGAGAGGGACGGCATCCACTTCACCTGGAATGTGTGGCCGACCAGCCGGATTGACGCCCAGCGTCTCGTTGTCCCCCTCGGGGCCCTATATCAACCGCTGAAAGAACGCCCAG ATTTGCCACCCGTGCAATACGACCCTGTTCTTTGCAGTGGCAATGCCTGCCGTGCCATCCTGAATCCCTTTTGCCAGGTGGACTACAGAGCAAAACTCTGGGTGTGCAACTTCTGCTTTCAGAGGAATCCC TTTCCCCCTCAGTATGCAGCCATCTCGGAACAACACCAACCGGCAGAGTTGATACCTCAGTTCTCCACCATAGAGTACACACTCATG CGGAATCAAGGCTTGCCACCGATATTCCTGTTTGTGGTGGATACATGCGGCGATGAAGAGGAACTCACAGCAGTCCGCGATTCCTTGCAAATGTCACTCAGCCTTTTGCCACCGAATGCTCTAGTTGGACTCATAAcctttggaaaaatcattcag GTGCACGAATTGTGTAGTGAAGGTGTTTCGAAGAGCTATGTATTCCGTGGCACCAAGGACCTGACCGCAAAGCAGGTGCAGGACATGCTGGGCATCGGCAAAGTGGCCCCAACAATGCCGaggcagcagccgcagcagcctGGCATGCCCACCATGATGCAGCCTCAAGCTCAACAGCCGCAGAGTCCAGCCAACAG ATTCCTCCAACCTGTGCACAAGTGTGAAATGAGTCTGACCGACCTGCTCACCGAACTGCAGATTGACCCCTGGCCAGTGTCGCAGGGAAAGAGACCGCTCAGAGCAACTGGAGTTGCGCTCTCTATAGCCGTTGGATTGCTGGAG TGCTCGTACCCAAACACCGGTGCTAGAATCATGCTGTTTGTCGGCGGGCCGTGCTCCGAGGGGCCTGGCCAAGTAGTCAACGATGAGCTGAAGCAGCCGATCCGCTCGCACCACGATATCCACAAGGACGCTGCCAAGTACATGAAAAAGGCCATCAAGCACTACGAGGGTTTGGCGGCCAGAGCGGCGACCAATGGCCATGCCATCGACATTTACTCTTGCGCGCTCGACCAAACTGGCCTTTTGGAGATGAAGCAGTGCTGCAATGCTACTGG GGGCCACATGGTGATGGGAGACTCGTTCAATTCAACccttttcaaacaaactttcCAACGAGTTTTCATCCGTGACGAAAAAAATGACTTCAAGATGGCCTTCAATGGAGTTTTGGAAGTGAAAACCTCGAGGGAACTGAAAG TGCACGGAGCCATCGGTCCTTGCGTCTCAATGAACATCAAAGGCCGTGCCGTGTCGGAAACAGAAATCGGCTTAGGAAACACCTGTCAATGGAAGTTATGTACATTAAGTCCCAGCACGTCTGTTGCAGTATTTTTCGAAGTTGTTAGTCAA cATACTGCACCCATTCCACAAGGCGGCAGAGGTTGCGTTCAGTTCATTACCCAATACCAACATTCTAGTGGACAAAGAAGAGTTCGTGTGACAACCTTAACTAGAAA TTGGGCTGACGCCTCGTCTAATTTGATGCACATTGGGGCCGGCTTCGATCAAGAATGCGCAGCAGTGTTGATGGCCAGACAGGCTGTCTTCAAGGCGGAGAACGACGAGACTCCCGACACACTGCGCTGGGTGGACAGGATGCTGATTCGCCTC TGTCAAAAGTTTGGTGAATACAACAAGGACGACCCAAACAGCTTCCGACTGCCGGACAATTTCAGTTTATACCCGCAATTCATGTACCACTTGCGTCGCTCACAATTCCTGCAAGTCTTCAACAACAGCCCGGACGAAACGTCGTTCTACCGGCACATGCTGATGAGAGAAGACCTGAACCAGTCCCTGGTGATGATCCAGCCGATTTTGTACAGTTACAACTTCAACGGCCCCCCGGAGCCAGTCCTGCTGGACACAAGCAGCATCCAGCCCGACAGGATCCTGCTGATGGACACGTTTTTCCAAATCCTTATTTTCCACGGAGAG ACGATTGCCCAGTGGCGAGCCCAATCCTACCATGAGAAGCCCGAGTACGAAAACTTCAAACAGCTGCTGCAAGCGCCGATCGATGATGCCCAGGAGATCCTGCAGAGTCGCTTCCCGATGCCGCGCTACATCAACTGTGAGCAGGGTGGATCACAG GCTCGCTTCCTCCTTTCGAAAGTGAATCCGTCGCAAACCCACAACAACATGTATGCGTACGGAGGC cTCATGGCGCCAGTTCAGCAATCG GCCGATGGCGGTGCTCCAGTTTTGACTGACGACGTGAGTCTTCAGGTGTTCATGGAACACCTTAAGAAGCTGGCCGTCTCGTCCACGGCTTGA
- the Sec23 gene encoding protein transport protein Sec23A isoform X2, which yields MTTYEEFLLQNEERDGIHFTWNVWPTSRIDAQRLVVPLGALYQPLKERPDLPPVQYDPVLCSGNACRAILNPFCQVDYRAKLWVCNFCFQRNPFPPQYAAISEQHQPAELIPQFSTIEYTLMRNQGLPPIFLFVVDTCGDEEELTAVRDSLQMSLSLLPPNALVGLITFGKIIQVHELCSEGVSKSYVFRGTKDLTAKQVQDMLGIGKVAPTMPRQQPQQPGMPTMMQPQAQQPQSPANRFLQPVHKCEMSLTDLLTELQIDPWPVSQGKRPLRATGVALSIAVGLLEATLCIGPDFKNYGARCSYPNTGARIMLFVGGPCSEGPGQVVNDELKQPIRSHHDIHKDAAKYMKKAIKHYEGLAARAATNGHAIDIYSCALDQTGLLEMKQCCNATGGHMVMGDSFNSTLFKQTFQRVFIRDEKNDFKMAFNGVLEVKTSRELKVHGAIGPCVSMNIKGRAVSETEIGLGNTCQWKLCTLSPSTSVAVFFEVVSQHTAPIPQGGRGCVQFITQYQHSSGQRRVRVTTLTRNWADASSNLMHIGAGFDQECAAVLMARQAVFKAENDETPDTLRWVDRMLIRLCQKFGEYNKDDPNSFRLPDNFSLYPQFMYHLRRSQFLQVFNNSPDETSFYRHMLMREDLNQSLVMIQPILYSYNFNGPPEPVLLDTSSIQPDRILLMDTFFQILIFHGETIAQWRAQSYHEKPEYENFKQLLQAPIDDAQEILQSRFPMPRYINCEQGGSQARFLLSKVNPSQTHNNMYAYGGADGGAPVLTDDVSLQVFMEHLKKLAVSSTA from the exons ATGACGACCTACGAAGAATTCTTGCTGCAAAACGAGGAGAGGGACGGCATCCACTTCACCTGGAATGTGTGGCCGACCAGCCGGATTGACGCCCAGCGTCTCGTTGTCCCCCTCGGGGCCCTATATCAACCGCTGAAAGAACGCCCAG ATTTGCCACCCGTGCAATACGACCCTGTTCTTTGCAGTGGCAATGCCTGCCGTGCCATCCTGAATCCCTTTTGCCAGGTGGACTACAGAGCAAAACTCTGGGTGTGCAACTTCTGCTTTCAGAGGAATCCC TTTCCCCCTCAGTATGCAGCCATCTCGGAACAACACCAACCGGCAGAGTTGATACCTCAGTTCTCCACCATAGAGTACACACTCATG CGGAATCAAGGCTTGCCACCGATATTCCTGTTTGTGGTGGATACATGCGGCGATGAAGAGGAACTCACAGCAGTCCGCGATTCCTTGCAAATGTCACTCAGCCTTTTGCCACCGAATGCTCTAGTTGGACTCATAAcctttggaaaaatcattcag GTGCACGAATTGTGTAGTGAAGGTGTTTCGAAGAGCTATGTATTCCGTGGCACCAAGGACCTGACCGCAAAGCAGGTGCAGGACATGCTGGGCATCGGCAAAGTGGCCCCAACAATGCCGaggcagcagccgcagcagcctGGCATGCCCACCATGATGCAGCCTCAAGCTCAACAGCCGCAGAGTCCAGCCAACAG ATTCCTCCAACCTGTGCACAAGTGTGAAATGAGTCTGACCGACCTGCTCACCGAACTGCAGATTGACCCCTGGCCAGTGTCGCAGGGAAAGAGACCGCTCAGAGCAACTGGAGTTGCGCTCTCTATAGCCGTTGGATTGCTGGAG GCTACTCTTTGCATTGGTCCTGATTTTAAGAACTATGGTGCTAGG TGCTCGTACCCAAACACCGGTGCTAGAATCATGCTGTTTGTCGGCGGGCCGTGCTCCGAGGGGCCTGGCCAAGTAGTCAACGATGAGCTGAAGCAGCCGATCCGCTCGCACCACGATATCCACAAGGACGCTGCCAAGTACATGAAAAAGGCCATCAAGCACTACGAGGGTTTGGCGGCCAGAGCGGCGACCAATGGCCATGCCATCGACATTTACTCTTGCGCGCTCGACCAAACTGGCCTTTTGGAGATGAAGCAGTGCTGCAATGCTACTGG GGGCCACATGGTGATGGGAGACTCGTTCAATTCAACccttttcaaacaaactttcCAACGAGTTTTCATCCGTGACGAAAAAAATGACTTCAAGATGGCCTTCAATGGAGTTTTGGAAGTGAAAACCTCGAGGGAACTGAAAG TGCACGGAGCCATCGGTCCTTGCGTCTCAATGAACATCAAAGGCCGTGCCGTGTCGGAAACAGAAATCGGCTTAGGAAACACCTGTCAATGGAAGTTATGTACATTAAGTCCCAGCACGTCTGTTGCAGTATTTTTCGAAGTTGTTAGTCAA cATACTGCACCCATTCCACAAGGCGGCAGAGGTTGCGTTCAGTTCATTACCCAATACCAACATTCTAGTGGACAAAGAAGAGTTCGTGTGACAACCTTAACTAGAAA TTGGGCTGACGCCTCGTCTAATTTGATGCACATTGGGGCCGGCTTCGATCAAGAATGCGCAGCAGTGTTGATGGCCAGACAGGCTGTCTTCAAGGCGGAGAACGACGAGACTCCCGACACACTGCGCTGGGTGGACAGGATGCTGATTCGCCTC TGTCAAAAGTTTGGTGAATACAACAAGGACGACCCAAACAGCTTCCGACTGCCGGACAATTTCAGTTTATACCCGCAATTCATGTACCACTTGCGTCGCTCACAATTCCTGCAAGTCTTCAACAACAGCCCGGACGAAACGTCGTTCTACCGGCACATGCTGATGAGAGAAGACCTGAACCAGTCCCTGGTGATGATCCAGCCGATTTTGTACAGTTACAACTTCAACGGCCCCCCGGAGCCAGTCCTGCTGGACACAAGCAGCATCCAGCCCGACAGGATCCTGCTGATGGACACGTTTTTCCAAATCCTTATTTTCCACGGAGAG ACGATTGCCCAGTGGCGAGCCCAATCCTACCATGAGAAGCCCGAGTACGAAAACTTCAAACAGCTGCTGCAAGCGCCGATCGATGATGCCCAGGAGATCCTGCAGAGTCGCTTCCCGATGCCGCGCTACATCAACTGTGAGCAGGGTGGATCACAG GCTCGCTTCCTCCTTTCGAAAGTGAATCCGTCGCAAACCCACAACAACATGTATGCGTACGGAGGC GCCGATGGCGGTGCTCCAGTTTTGACTGACGACGTGAGTCTTCAGGTGTTCATGGAACACCTTAAGAAGCTGGCCGTCTCGTCCACGGCTTGA